One Roseburia rectibacter DNA window includes the following coding sequences:
- a CDS encoding glucosyltransferase domain-containing protein, protein MNTIKWKMPDQYLTEWYRNLSGAVKTAFYAAFVAGLAAHLYQFTNKLYNYDELANTPGGIGLSTEQGRWLLNWMGRFMHSVFGGSYSLPLFNGIFALLFLALSAGMIVSIFQVKNRLTAGLIGGLMTVFPAVVSMYFFMFLSLYYAIGIFFSVLAAWLTVKYPKNIIADIAAVLMAACSLGVYQAYFPDTVCILLMVVVLKAGFGGIKEKTQWKEFFLMVVRFLVVMAAGIVVYFLINKAVLAVTHIQLTSYQGGDTMGKITFTQLIDAVKQCYTSFFDLGYSDVMGINYNRTIKRLIKVMWLLFAAGIGAYLVLKKKEYLNKVIALCGILVFPAAMFLIYVMAPNSYCYTLMAYPVVFFFIFFLLWMDACLWNLKLQAPVKSIAGWVSALLTAALVIVFVWYANGNYMALEYTKYHDFSYVQTLITKIRSVEDYSQDKAVIVVGTQISDSTGSMGSLIGDTFIVGGKADTNLGYNSLLYLMSDYLGFSPYYGTYEEIQSWMQREAVKEMPAYPADGSIQVIDDTIIVKLSDYEMN, encoded by the coding sequence ATGAATACGATTAAATGGAAAATGCCGGATCAGTATCTGACCGAGTGGTACCGGAATCTTTCGGGAGCGGTAAAGACAGCTTTTTATGCTGCGTTTGTGGCAGGGCTTGCAGCACATTTGTATCAGTTCACCAATAAATTATATAACTATGATGAACTTGCAAATACACCCGGAGGTATCGGACTTAGCACAGAACAGGGAAGATGGCTGTTAAACTGGATGGGACGGTTTATGCATTCGGTATTTGGAGGTTCTTATTCACTGCCTCTTTTTAACGGGATCTTTGCACTTTTGTTCCTTGCATTATCAGCAGGAATGATCGTTTCCATCTTTCAGGTGAAAAACAGGCTGACCGCAGGACTTATCGGAGGACTTATGACGGTATTTCCGGCAGTTGTGTCCATGTATTTTTTTATGTTTCTGTCACTTTATTATGCGATCGGTATATTTTTCAGCGTGCTTGCTGCGTGGCTGACTGTGAAATATCCGAAAAATATCATTGCAGACATAGCAGCAGTTTTAATGGCTGCCTGTTCACTGGGTGTATATCAGGCATATTTTCCGGATACTGTATGTATCCTGCTTATGGTAGTGGTCTTAAAGGCAGGATTTGGCGGCATAAAAGAGAAAACACAATGGAAAGAATTTTTTCTTATGGTCGTCCGATTTTTAGTTGTGATGGCAGCAGGTATTGTAGTTTATTTTCTTATTAATAAGGCAGTACTTGCAGTAACGCATATACAGCTTACGAGTTATCAGGGTGGCGATACGATGGGAAAGATCACGTTTACGCAGCTCATTGATGCAGTGAAGCAGTGTTATACTTCGTTTTTTGATCTGGGATATTCGGATGTTATGGGGATTAACTATAACCGGACCATAAAACGTCTGATCAAAGTGATGTGGCTGTTATTTGCAGCTGGTATCGGAGCATATCTGGTTTTAAAGAAAAAGGAATATTTAAATAAGGTAATTGCTCTGTGCGGCATATTGGTATTTCCGGCAGCAATGTTTTTGATCTATGTGATGGCACCGAATTCTTATTGTTATACACTGATGGCATATCCGGTTGTATTTTTCTTTATATTTTTCCTGCTCTGGATGGATGCATGTTTGTGGAACCTGAAACTGCAGGCACCGGTTAAGAGTATAGCAGGCTGGGTATCGGCACTGCTTACAGCAGCATTGGTAATTGTGTTTGTCTGGTATGCAAATGGAAATTATATGGCACTTGAATATACGAAATATCATGATTTTTCCTATGTACAGACTTTGATCACAAAAATACGCAGTGTGGAGGATTATTCCCAGGATAAAGCTGTGATCGTGGTTGGAACACAGATCTCAGACAGCACAGGCAGTATGGGAAGCCTGATCGGTGATACGTTTATCGTTGGTGGAAAAGCAGATACTAATTTAGGGTATAATTCACTGCTGTATCTGATGTCTGACTACCTTGGATTTTCACCATATTATGGCACTTATGAGGAGATTCAGAGCTGGATGCAGAGAGAAGCGGTGAAAGAAATGCCGGCTTATCCTGCAGATGGCTCCATTCAGGTTATCGACGATACGATCATTGTAAAATTGTCTGATTATGAAATGAATTAA
- a CDS encoding acyltransferase family protein encodes MSKERSSNFELLRLLCIFGILMMHTFGGIDTSVSLLNTEIHVLVNSIFNMGVTCFILISGYFGIRFDFKKLIRLDLMIIFFTVFGTIAVGNFGIKSLIKSCIPVISRYYWFISCYFFLCFLTPFLNQIPEKLSKENFRKLLAILLLLFSVIPTFGFFEIMQDGGKGLVHMVMIYLLGRYLSLYHNRSHNVHRLLSGLLLSIGFIFLADSSLTFLRGKLYTTFCRDCSIFIIFGSVMVLLLFREIHFHSRFINRAAGNVLAIYVLDGTVQTFLLKWIDLKPYAGSWFLVFPAIGYVLAIMVIACLLNEVRKATIGRLEPWIVDVVNRVVMWGANVVRTVAEKLMAYFLA; translated from the coding sequence ATGTCCAAAGAACGTTCTTCGAATTTTGAATTATTACGTTTATTATGCATCTTTGGTATCCTGATGATGCACACTTTCGGAGGTATTGATACATCTGTATCACTGCTTAACACAGAGATCCATGTACTGGTCAATTCCATTTTTAACATGGGAGTTACCTGTTTTATATTAATTTCCGGTTATTTTGGTATCCGTTTTGATTTCAAAAAACTGATCCGGCTTGATCTCATGATCATCTTTTTTACGGTATTTGGTACGATCGCCGTCGGCAATTTTGGCATAAAATCACTGATTAAATCCTGTATTCCTGTAATTTCAAGATATTACTGGTTTATCAGCTGCTACTTTTTCCTCTGCTTTTTAACACCGTTTTTAAACCAGATCCCGGAAAAACTATCAAAGGAAAACTTTAGGAAGCTGCTTGCCATATTGCTGCTTCTTTTCTCTGTGATCCCTACTTTCGGATTTTTTGAGATCATGCAGGACGGTGGAAAAGGGTTAGTTCACATGGTTATGATCTATCTGCTCGGACGTTACCTTTCACTCTATCATAACCGCAGCCACAATGTTCATCGCCTTCTTTCAGGGCTGCTTCTTAGCATTGGCTTTATTTTCCTTGCGGACAGTTCGCTGACGTTTCTTCGTGGAAAACTCTATACGACCTTCTGCCGTGACTGCTCGATCTTCATTATATTCGGTTCTGTCATGGTATTGCTGCTGTTTCGGGAGATTCATTTTCACAGCCGTTTTATCAACCGTGCTGCAGGAAATGTACTTGCCATTTATGTGTTAGACGGAACGGTACAGACATTTCTGCTGAAATGGATCGATCTTAAACCTTATGCAGGATCATGGTTTTTAGTATTCCCTGCGATCGGTTATGTGCTTGCTATCATGGTAATTGCATGTCTGCTCAATGAAGTACGTAAAGCGACGATCGGACGTTTAGAGCCATGGATCGTGGATGTGGTCAACCGCGTGGTAATGTGGGGTGCAAATGTGGTAAGAACTGTAGCAGAAAAGTTAATGGCGTATTTTCTTGCCTGA
- a CDS encoding UbiA prenyltransferase family protein gives MKKYLYLMRVHHYIKNILIFMPLIFSGNLTDRRKFMATLLGMIAFSLVTSAVYIINDIRDAEKDRMHPTKKKRPIASGAVTPVHAVILMAVILIVAMVLLAVSDATAGSYTLVLLYLFINVAYSMGLKDVPLLDVTILASGFLLRVLFGAVLTGTEVSEWQYLTVLSGAFYFSLGKRRNELQKKKDGDTRKVLKYYTRDFLDKNMYMCLALLNTFYALWCKDITNAGMKYAMWTVPIVILICMKYSLTVEGNSEGDPVEVLLHDKVLMALCVVYGIVMVAMLYSGV, from the coding sequence ATGAAAAAATATTTATATCTTATGAGAGTACATCATTATATCAAAAACATACTGATTTTTATGCCGCTGATCTTCAGCGGCAATCTCACAGACCGCCGGAAATTTATGGCAACATTACTTGGAATGATCGCATTTTCGCTGGTCACATCCGCTGTCTATATTATTAATGATATCAGGGATGCGGAAAAAGACCGGATGCATCCGACGAAGAAAAAACGTCCGATCGCTTCCGGCGCAGTCACACCGGTGCATGCTGTGATACTGATGGCAGTCATTCTGATCGTGGCAATGGTTTTACTGGCAGTATCAGATGCAACAGCAGGCAGTTATACACTTGTGCTGTTATATCTGTTTATTAATGTGGCATACAGTATGGGACTTAAGGATGTACCGCTTTTGGATGTGACCATCCTTGCTTCCGGATTTTTGCTCCGTGTACTCTTTGGTGCAGTGCTGACTGGAACGGAAGTATCTGAATGGCAGTATCTGACTGTACTTTCCGGCGCATTTTATTTCAGCCTTGGAAAGAGACGAAACGAACTGCAGAAGAAAAAAGACGGGGATACGAGGAAGGTACTTAAATATTATACGAGAGATTTTCTCGACAAGAACATGTATATGTGTCTTGCCCTGCTCAATACATTTTATGCTCTATGGTGTAAGGATATTACCAATGCAGGAATGAAATATGCAATGTGGACTGTACCGATCGTGATCTTAATCTGCATGAAATATAGTCTGACGGTTGAGGGCAATTCTGAGGGAGATCCGGTTGAGGTGCTTTTACATGATAAGGTGCTGATGGCGCTCTGTGTTGTTTACGGTATTGTAATGGTAGCTATGCTTTATTCCGGAGTATAG
- a CDS encoding acyltransferase: MKKKYYLEAIRIAAILMVMYNHSAAFMSFSVQSGVEYAISFFLSMICKGAVPLFFMVSGALLLGKNESGKDLFQKRILRMIFVIVLFSFLYYLKLVLKGERPFTPFSFLLSLPSDLVYLPYWFLYSYLGVLTILPILRPLAQNMTKNTFWYLIILQLLLDCLKPTAWVLWGYGLCGYYNFGGLFQYVIFYPLIGYGLDQYFSEKKFVTPQNIGRNLTVIAAAVLTQMMVYKDYLSVGNYQEVYLGTWLSVPVIVIFLNAKLLFQEERLSEHTKKVLGCVGSCVFGCYLLGGFIGTGGRLDIIANTLTPVIGMLPAYIIEILIAFLIEVAVTLVLKKLPVFRKLL; the protein is encoded by the coding sequence ATGAAAAAGAAATATTACCTTGAAGCCATCCGCATTGCTGCGATCCTGATGGTCATGTACAATCATTCTGCAGCATTTATGTCATTTTCTGTTCAAAGTGGCGTCGAATATGCAATATCGTTTTTCCTTTCCATGATATGCAAAGGTGCGGTACCACTGTTTTTCATGGTATCCGGTGCACTTCTGCTCGGAAAAAATGAGAGTGGAAAAGACTTATTCCAAAAAAGGATTCTTCGCATGATTTTCGTAATCGTGCTGTTTTCATTTTTATATTATCTGAAACTGGTATTAAAAGGAGAGCGTCCGTTTACACCGTTTTCTTTCCTTTTATCCCTGCCATCAGATCTTGTTTATCTGCCATACTGGTTTTTATACAGTTATCTTGGCGTGCTCACTATTTTACCGATATTACGTCCGCTGGCACAGAATATGACAAAAAATACCTTCTGGTATCTGATCATTCTGCAGTTATTGCTTGATTGCCTGAAACCTACAGCGTGGGTATTGTGGGGATATGGACTCTGCGGATACTATAATTTCGGCGGACTGTTCCAGTATGTTATTTTTTATCCGCTGATCGGATATGGGTTAGATCAATATTTCAGTGAGAAAAAATTTGTGACGCCGCAGAATATAGGAAGAAACCTGACTGTGATCGCTGCGGCAGTTCTCACGCAGATGATGGTATATAAAGATTACCTTTCCGTTGGAAATTACCAGGAAGTATATCTTGGCACATGGCTGTCTGTCCCGGTCATTGTGATCTTCTTAAATGCAAAACTTCTCTTTCAGGAAGAACGTCTGTCTGAGCACACGAAAAAAGTTCTGGGATGTGTCGGAAGCTGTGTATTCGGATGTTATCTTTTAGGTGGATTTATCGGAACAGGGGGAAGACTGGATATCATTGCAAATACATTAACCCCTGTGATCGGAATGCTGCCGGCGTACATCATTGAGATCCTGATTGCTTTTCTGATCGAAGTGGCAGTTACGCTGGTTTTGAAGAAATTGCCGGTATTCCGGAAATTATTGTAG
- a CDS encoding ABC transporter ATP-binding protein, whose amino-acid sequence MKDLVKSVLKVFDGKQKRKLVGMMFLILINSGVSLLGVSVLSPFITAVMNPEQLLKNDIIRSVYDGFHMQNTNQLITFLCVLIIIVYIAKNAFIIFINNMLYCFSYYGKREMQDRMMKYYISRDYTFFLNHNSAELMRDINTDPEMFYAAVLNMLQLMSELCVSLILVGYLLVKDALLTLGVAFAMVIMVFIFMKKLRRTLARFGDDRRKYNANILQCMQQAFGGIKEIKIANREAYFEGEFVKQNGLYTYVIKQNSFLSSIPKPIMEALCITGMMAAIVVRINATSTSPEQFVGTLAVFAAAAFALLPSANKMSEYLGSIIHNGVVIHKIGEEYAAIRDMEIQTEKEENYKKVTLDKEIKVEDMTFHYPDTEDAVLSHVNVTIPKNKSVAFIGPSGAGKTTMVDLILGVLKPQAGKITVDGMDIKESYRGWHDKIGYIPQTIYMLDDTIRNNIAFGRTEGIDDADIWEALKQAQLDEFVKSLDEGLDTMIGEAGVRLSGGQRQRIGIARALYRRPEVLVLDEATSALDTETEAAVMEAIDSLQGKMTMLIIAHRLSTIKNCDMVYQVEGGSVTRKEKESV is encoded by the coding sequence ATGAAAGATTTGGTAAAAAGTGTATTAAAAGTTTTTGACGGAAAACAGAAGCGGAAACTTGTCGGAATGATGTTTCTGATACTGATCAATTCCGGCGTCAGCCTGCTTGGTGTTTCTGTGTTATCCCCGTTTATCACAGCGGTAATGAATCCGGAACAGTTATTAAAAAATGATATCATACGTTCTGTTTATGATGGATTTCATATGCAGAATACAAATCAGCTGATCACATTTTTATGTGTGCTGATCATTATTGTGTATATTGCCAAAAATGCATTTATTATTTTCATCAATAATATGCTGTATTGTTTTTCCTATTATGGAAAGCGCGAGATGCAGGATCGTATGATGAAATATTATATCAGCAGGGATTATACATTTTTTCTGAATCATAACAGTGCAGAGCTGATGCGTGATATCAATACAGATCCGGAAATGTTTTATGCGGCGGTATTAAATATGCTTCAGCTTATGTCAGAGCTCTGTGTCAGCCTGATCTTAGTCGGATATCTACTGGTAAAAGATGCCCTGCTTACTTTAGGTGTTGCATTTGCAATGGTTATTATGGTGTTTATCTTTATGAAAAAACTGCGCCGTACCTTAGCGCGTTTCGGTGATGACAGAAGAAAATACAATGCCAATATCTTACAGTGCATGCAGCAGGCGTTTGGTGGCATCAAAGAGATCAAGATTGCAAACCGTGAGGCATATTTTGAAGGGGAATTTGTAAAGCAGAACGGTCTTTATACGTATGTGATCAAACAGAACTCTTTCTTAAGTTCCATTCCAAAGCCGATCATGGAAGCACTCTGCATCACAGGAATGATGGCAGCGATCGTTGTCCGTATCAATGCAACTTCCACAAGCCCGGAGCAGTTTGTCGGAACACTTGCGGTGTTTGCAGCGGCAGCATTTGCCCTGCTTCCTTCGGCAAATAAAATGTCAGAATATTTAGGATCGATCATCCATAACGGTGTCGTGATCCACAAGATCGGCGAAGAGTACGCTGCGATCCGCGATATGGAGATCCAGACAGAAAAAGAAGAAAACTACAAAAAAGTAACCTTGGACAAAGAAATCAAAGTCGAAGACATGACCTTCCATTACCCGGACACAGAGGATGCTGTATTATCCCATGTAAATGTGACAATCCCAAAGAACAAGTCCGTTGCATTTATTGGACCATCCGGTGCAGGAAAGACCACGATGGTCGATCTGATCCTTGGAGTTTTAAAACCACAGGCAGGAAAGATCACGGTAGATGGCATGGATATCAAAGAATCTTATCGTGGATGGCATGACAAGATCGGTTATATTCCGCAGACAATCTATATGTTAGACGATACGATCCGCAACAATATTGCATTTGGAAGGACAGAAGGCATTGATGATGCAGATATCTGGGAAGCCTTAAAACAGGCGCAGCTGGATGAATTTGTGAAGTCACTGGATGAAGGGCTTGATACAATGATCGGAGAAGCAGGTGTCCGCTTATCCGGTGGACAGCGTCAGCGTATCGGTATTGCGCGGGCACTTTACCGCAGACCGGAAGTGCTTGTTCTTGACGAGGCAACTTCCGCACTGGATACGGAAACAGAGGCTGCTGTCATGGAAGCAATCGACAGCCTGCAGGGAAAAATGACAATGCTTATCATAGCACACCGTCTGTCTACCATTAAAAACTGTGATATGGTATATCAGGTAGAGGGCGGAAGTGTGACAAGGAAAGAAAAGGAAAGCGTATGA
- a CDS encoding O-fucosyltransferase family protein — translation MSSEPMIIIEPCAGLGNRLLGLGSAYAVAKKLDRKLVVMWKREVGCNIRFQELFDLPFEVVEISENGLKKEPVAQILGDRAKKKWRNSADRFLECDEVEKIKEREGYEGLFRLIEQTPVIYLKAFGPICEVTAESYSFVKPSKNIEEKGAYLFRELTGQCVGVHVRRTDHTEAIANSPLALFAERMKKELETAADTSFFVATDDKEVRRELKELLPDAKLIFPQSDVIDRDSKEGIEEAFIEMLALSKCRKILGSYNSTFSLLPSYIGNIPLETVHK, via the coding sequence ATGAGTAGTGAACCGATGATAATTATAGAACCGTGTGCAGGGCTTGGAAACAGGCTGCTTGGTTTAGGATCTGCCTATGCAGTGGCAAAGAAATTAGACCGTAAACTGGTCGTGATGTGGAAACGTGAAGTCGGATGCAATATCCGTTTTCAGGAATTATTTGATCTGCCGTTTGAAGTCGTTGAGATCAGTGAGAATGGTCTCAAAAAAGAGCCGGTAGCACAGATACTTGGAGACCGTGCCAAAAAGAAATGGAGAAATTCGGCAGACCGTTTTCTGGAGTGTGATGAGGTGGAAAAAATCAAAGAGCGGGAAGGATATGAGGGATTATTCCGCCTGATCGAACAGACTCCGGTTATTTATTTAAAGGCATTTGGACCGATCTGCGAAGTTACAGCAGAGAGTTATTCCTTTGTAAAACCAAGTAAAAATATTGAAGAAAAGGGTGCATATCTGTTCCGGGAACTGACCGGGCAATGTGTGGGGGTACATGTCAGAAGAACCGATCATACGGAGGCGATCGCAAACAGTCCGCTGGCACTCTTTGCCGAACGAATGAAAAAAGAACTGGAAACAGCAGCAGACACCAGCTTTTTTGTAGCAACCGATGATAAAGAAGTGCGCAGGGAGTTAAAAGAATTACTGCCGGACGCAAAACTGATTTTCCCACAGTCGGATGTGATCGACCGTGATTCGAAAGAGGGAATTGAGGAGGCATTTATTGAAATGCTTGCGTTGTCAAAGTGCAGAAAGATTTTAGGAAGTTATAATAGTACATTCAGTTTACTGCCATCGTATATTGGTAATATACCGCTTGAGACGGTGCACAAGTAA
- a CDS encoding alpha-1,2-fucosyltransferase codes for MIAVKIGDGMGNQLFNYACGYAQARRENDSLLLDISECDNSTLRDFELDKFHLKYDKKESFPNHNLGQKIYKHIRRALKYHVIKEREVYHNRGHRYDVNDIDPGVYKKKFIRDKYLYGYWQHLAYFEEYLDEITAMMTPAYEQSETVKKLQEEFKKTPTCAVHVRGGDIMGPAGIYFKHAIERMEQEKPGVRYIVFTNDMERAREALASILESQKQEAGGDQLKNEVCQMENRLEFVTQLGKFSDVDEFFLMAACQNQILSNSTFSTWAAYLNQNPDKTVIMPDDLLSERMCQKNWIILK; via the coding sequence ATGATAGCAGTAAAAATTGGAGACGGCATGGGTAACCAGCTGTTTAATTATGCCTGCGGCTATGCCCAGGCAAGGCGGGAGAACGATTCACTGCTTCTTGATATTTCGGAATGTGATAATTCCACTCTGCGGGATTTTGAGCTTGACAAGTTTCATCTGAAATATGATAAAAAGGAATCATTTCCAAATCATAATTTAGGTCAGAAGATTTACAAGCACATAAGACGTGCGTTAAAATATCATGTGATCAAAGAACGCGAGGTGTATCATAACCGTGGCCACCGTTATGATGTGAATGATATTGATCCGGGAGTATATAAGAAAAAATTTATACGTGATAAATATCTGTATGGTTATTGGCAGCATCTTGCTTATTTTGAAGAATATTTAGACGAGATCACTGCGATGATGACGCCGGCTTATGAGCAGAGTGAGACAGTGAAAAAGTTACAGGAAGAGTTCAAAAAGACGCCAACCTGCGCCGTGCACGTCAGAGGCGGGGATATCATGGGACCTGCCGGTATTTATTTTAAACATGCCATAGAGCGGATGGAACAGGAAAAACCGGGTGTGCGGTATATCGTGTTTACCAATGATATGGAGCGTGCAAGGGAAGCACTTGCCTCCATATTAGAAAGTCAGAAACAGGAAGCAGGCGGGGATCAGCTGAAAAATGAAGTGTGTCAGATGGAAAACAGGCTGGAGTTTGTCACGCAGCTTGGAAAATTTTCTGACGTGGACGAATTTTTCCTGATGGCAGCATGCCAGAACCAGATATTGTCAAACAGTACATTTTCGACATGGGCAGCTTATCTGAATCAGAATCCGGATAAGACGGTCATTATGCCGGATGATCTTTTAAGTGAGCGGATGTGTCAGAAAAACTGGATAATTTTAAAATAA